One part of the Sorangiineae bacterium MSr11954 genome encodes these proteins:
- a CDS encoding flavohemoglobin expression-modulating QEGLA motif protein — MEPKSRRGSEAAGSPTAASRSTSETPVAPSTGPGGKADRSEGSKAEKGEVIKALDTAKDVTKALETAKDAGKALDGVKDGAKDAGKALEAAKETAKALEATKVVVVEEEHFEHYPSIPPPPPSGPWRSYKEIVAQLAARIVEAQRPIRVLQSIRWENGIEEQFLKNRGRELPKVDAAYYASVDLGFDPRTKSEEFEAIARDIDGELGESDAIGQIMQATALEYRDVVRMLAARGTPHFYAYARKLYGSPKDKFPDGKSTVRDLGHVLYSILTKSDDNHLGPTAERSLTSAECAAELNERFASYFADTEVRVQADDTILADAAAGNDYVKIRTGALFSPRDIDILEVHEGWVHVATSLNGQQQPVARWLAKGPPRTTSVQEGLAALLEIFTFRAYPRRARRLNDRVLAVDKAEDGASFIEVFEWFRTEGYEEEECFNNTRRIFRGGVVEGGAPFTKDACYCKGIVLNYAFIRSAIQHNRGDLIPYLFVGKVAHEDVPVLARRVADGVIKPPRYLPSMFRDLNGLAIWMAYSTFFSQLGGEPVADHYAKIFARTG, encoded by the coding sequence ATGGAACCCAAGTCGCGTCGTGGCAGTGAGGCTGCGGGCTCCCCGACGGCCGCGAGCCGCAGCACCAGCGAAACCCCCGTCGCGCCGTCGACGGGACCCGGCGGCAAAGCGGACCGCTCCGAGGGCTCGAAGGCCGAAAAGGGCGAGGTGATCAAGGCGCTCGATACGGCCAAAGACGTCACCAAGGCGCTGGAAACAGCCAAAGACGCGGGCAAGGCGCTGGACGGAGTCAAAGACGGAGCCAAAGACGCCGGCAAAGCGTTGGAGGCCGCCAAAGAAACCGCCAAGGCGCTCGAAGCGACCAAGGTGGTGGTCGTCGAGGAGGAGCACTTCGAGCACTACCCCTCGATCCCGCCCCCGCCGCCCTCGGGCCCGTGGCGAAGCTACAAGGAAATCGTGGCGCAGCTGGCGGCCCGCATCGTGGAGGCGCAGCGGCCCATCCGGGTGCTTCAATCGATCCGCTGGGAGAACGGGATCGAAGAGCAGTTCCTCAAGAACCGGGGCAGGGAGCTGCCCAAGGTCGACGCGGCTTACTACGCCAGCGTCGATCTCGGCTTCGATCCGCGCACCAAGTCCGAAGAGTTCGAGGCCATCGCGCGCGACATCGACGGCGAGCTCGGGGAGTCCGACGCCATCGGCCAGATCATGCAGGCGACCGCGCTCGAGTACCGCGACGTGGTGCGCATGCTCGCCGCGCGCGGAACGCCGCATTTCTATGCGTATGCGCGCAAGCTCTATGGCTCGCCCAAGGACAAGTTCCCCGACGGCAAGTCCACGGTGCGCGATCTCGGGCACGTGCTCTACAGCATCCTCACCAAGTCGGACGACAACCACCTCGGGCCCACGGCGGAGCGCTCGCTCACGTCGGCCGAGTGCGCGGCGGAGCTGAACGAGCGCTTCGCCAGCTACTTCGCCGACACCGAGGTGCGCGTGCAGGCCGACGACACGATCCTGGCGGACGCCGCCGCTGGCAACGACTACGTGAAGATCCGCACGGGGGCGCTGTTTTCACCGCGCGACATCGACATCCTCGAGGTGCACGAGGGGTGGGTGCACGTGGCGACCTCGCTCAACGGCCAGCAGCAGCCGGTGGCGCGCTGGCTCGCCAAGGGGCCTCCGCGCACCACGTCGGTGCAGGAAGGGCTGGCGGCGCTGCTCGAGATTTTTACCTTCCGTGCCTACCCGCGGCGCGCGCGCCGGCTGAACGATCGCGTGCTGGCCGTGGACAAGGCGGAGGACGGCGCCAGCTTCATCGAGGTCTTCGAGTGGTTTCGCACCGAGGGCTACGAAGAGGAGGAGTGCTTCAACAACACGCGCCGCATCTTCCGGGGCGGCGTGGTGGAGGGCGGGGCGCCGTTCACCAAGGACGCGTGTTACTGCAAGGGGATCGTCCTCAACTACGCCTTCATCCGCAGCGCGATTCAGCACAATCGCGGCGATTTGATCCCGTACCTCTTCGTCGGCAAGGTCGCCCATGAAGACGTCCCCGTGCTCGCGCGCCGCGTCGCCGACGGCGTGATCAAGCCGCCCCGGTATCTGCCGTCGATGTTCCGCGATCTGAACGGGCTCGCGATTTGGATGGCGTATTCGACGTTCTTCAGTCAGCTCGGCGGCGAGCCCGTGGCGGATCATTACGCGAAGATCTTCGCGCGCACGGGGTAG
- a CDS encoding AAA family ATPase, with product MQPAHSVSPAQIQNGAPVGTPVDDVELLQRASKASQRLKEALAERVVGQEAVIDLMLVALLARGHALLVGVPGLAKTLLVGSLAEALDLSFGRVQFTPDLLPADITGTDVLQEEEDGAGQLRRRLRFLPGPIFAHLVLADEINRTPPKTQAALLQAMQERRVTVGTKTHHLPDPFQVFATRNPIEQEGTYPLPEAQLDRFLLEVHIEYPSEVEEREIARKTTSSEVGSVPRVLSADDVRALQALVPRVPVTEEAVELAVALGRATRPVKSDGTKARGGGGAVPEVAEFVRFGAGPRGSQALVLAAKARAALRGEAAADVEDVRALIVPVLRHRLVLSYRAEADGIRDVDVLERVAAHVAGAAGRR from the coding sequence ATGCAGCCCGCGCATTCCGTTTCGCCCGCCCAGATTCAAAATGGAGCCCCTGTAGGCACCCCCGTGGACGACGTGGAGCTCCTGCAAAGGGCCTCGAAGGCCAGTCAGCGGCTCAAAGAGGCCTTGGCCGAGCGGGTCGTCGGGCAGGAGGCGGTCATCGACTTGATGCTCGTCGCGCTCCTGGCCCGCGGGCACGCCCTGCTCGTCGGCGTTCCCGGGCTGGCCAAGACCTTGCTCGTGGGCTCCTTGGCGGAGGCGCTCGATCTGAGCTTCGGAAGGGTGCAGTTTACACCCGATCTCCTCCCCGCCGACATCACGGGGACCGACGTGCTCCAAGAGGAGGAAGATGGCGCGGGGCAGCTTCGTCGAAGGCTGCGCTTTTTGCCCGGGCCCATCTTTGCGCACCTGGTCCTGGCCGACGAGATCAACCGCACCCCGCCCAAGACGCAGGCGGCGCTCTTGCAAGCCATGCAAGAGCGGCGGGTGACGGTGGGCACCAAGACGCACCACTTGCCCGACCCGTTTCAAGTCTTCGCCACCCGCAACCCCATCGAGCAAGAGGGGACGTACCCGCTCCCCGAGGCGCAGCTCGATCGCTTTCTCCTGGAGGTGCACATCGAGTACCCCTCGGAGGTGGAGGAGCGCGAGATCGCGCGCAAGACCACGAGCTCCGAGGTGGGGTCGGTGCCCCGGGTGCTCTCGGCCGACGATGTGCGCGCCCTGCAGGCGCTGGTGCCGCGCGTGCCGGTGACCGAGGAAGCCGTGGAGCTCGCGGTGGCCCTCGGCCGGGCGACCCGCCCCGTCAAGTCGGATGGCACCAAGGCCAGAGGCGGAGGCGGTGCCGTCCCGGAGGTGGCCGAGTTCGTGCGCTTCGGCGCCGGGCCGCGTGGATCGCAGGCGCTGGTGCTGGCCGCCAAGGCGCGCGCGGCGTTGCGCGGTGAGGCGGCGGCCGATGTGGAGGACGTTCGCGCGCTCATCGTGCCCGTGCTGCGGCATCGGCTGGTCTTGAGCTACCGCGCCGAGGCGGACGGGATCCGTGACGTCGACGTTCTCGAGCGGGTCGCGGCGCATGTCGCGGGCGCCGCGGGCAGGAGGTAA